A genomic segment from Amycolatopsis camponoti encodes:
- a CDS encoding DoxX family protein — protein MSTAYLIVTLFAAAFVGFSAVSVFARAKWVVEPITSYGVPEAWWPWLGAAKAAGALGLVAGLFVPAIGVAAAIGLVLYFLGAVVTVARARSYGHLAFPVLYLAPVVASLALLS, from the coding sequence ATGTCCACCGCGTACCTGATCGTCACCCTCTTCGCCGCCGCGTTCGTCGGGTTCTCGGCCGTCTCGGTCTTCGCCCGGGCGAAGTGGGTCGTCGAGCCGATCACCTCGTACGGCGTGCCGGAGGCGTGGTGGCCGTGGCTGGGCGCGGCGAAGGCCGCCGGCGCGCTCGGGCTGGTCGCCGGGTTGTTCGTGCCGGCGATCGGCGTCGCCGCGGCGATCGGGCTGGTGCTGTACTTCCTCGGCGCCGTCGTGACCGTGGCTCGCGCCCGGTCGTACGGGCACCTGGCGTTCCCGGTGCTCTACCTGGCTCCGGTCGTGGCGTCGCTGGCGTTGCTGTCCTGA
- a CDS encoding alpha/beta fold hydrolase: protein MVTETDLTLPDGRTLHVYDTGGPARLTVFWHHGTPNLGAPPGPLLPLAERLGVRWVSYDRPGYGRSTHLPDRRVGNAAECVAAVADALGIDRFAVMGHSGGSSHALAAAALVPGRVKAVASLAAVAPFGAEGWFDGMAAASAASLRAATEGRAAKEKHEAAAQFDPEVFTKADFAALTGSWSWLDEVVQPALGAAGLVDDDLAYVTPWGCDPAAITAPTLLVHGADDRMIPATHSRWLAKRIPGAELRLTPGDGHISVLDHAADALTWLAAQDSNASDATTGAR, encoded by the coding sequence ATGGTCACCGAGACGGATCTGACCCTCCCCGACGGGCGCACGCTCCACGTCTACGACACCGGCGGCCCCGCGCGGCTCACCGTCTTCTGGCACCACGGCACGCCCAACCTCGGCGCGCCGCCCGGGCCGCTGCTGCCGCTCGCCGAAAGGCTCGGCGTGCGCTGGGTTTCCTACGACCGGCCCGGCTACGGTCGCTCCACGCACCTGCCGGACCGGCGCGTCGGGAACGCCGCCGAGTGCGTCGCCGCCGTCGCCGACGCTCTCGGGATCGACCGCTTCGCCGTCATGGGGCACTCGGGCGGCAGCTCGCACGCTCTCGCCGCCGCGGCTCTGGTGCCCGGTCGTGTGAAAGCCGTCGCGAGCCTTGCCGCCGTCGCGCCCTTCGGGGCCGAGGGGTGGTTCGACGGCATGGCCGCCGCCAGTGCCGCTTCGCTGCGCGCCGCCACCGAAGGGCGGGCTGCCAAGGAAAAGCACGAGGCCGCCGCCCAGTTCGATCCCGAGGTCTTCACCAAGGCCGACTTCGCCGCCCTCACCGGGTCGTGGTCCTGGCTCGACGAGGTCGTCCAGCCGGCCCTCGGTGCCGCCGGCCTGGTCGACGACGACCTCGCCTACGTCACGCCGTGGGGCTGCGATCCCGCGGCCATCACCGCGCCGACGCTCCTCGTCCACGGCGCCGACGACCGGATGATCCCCGCCACGCACAGCAGGTGGCTGGCGAAGCGGATCCCCGGCGCCGAGCTCCGGCTCACCCCCGGTGACGGCCACATCTCCGTGCTGGATCACGCGGCCGACGCCCTCACCTGGCTCGCCGCTCAGGACAGCAACGCCAGCGACGCCACGACCGGAGCCAGGTAG
- a CDS encoding alpha/beta hydrolase-fold protein, producing the protein MLPWDGDLAGRLDRHTVESALLRDNPLGDPHERPLWVYVPPGYDDSTERYPVVYVIQGYTGHLSMWANRTPFRQPFVETADAVFAGGAPGCVVVYVDAWTAYGGSQFVDSPGTGRYHSYLCDEIVPWVDARYRTIPDRESRAIAGKSSGGFGAMITPMLRPDLFGALATHAGDSLYELCYVPDFGQAVRALRGYDRDIQAWWADFRARPAFTRPEDATLLQLIGVSACFSASPDGTPELPFDPATGVLRPEVWQRWLDWDPVRMVPSRAEAVSSWRAVWIDAGTSDEYYLDVGAEAFRAKVLEAGLPAERIHFELFEAGHAAIDYRYPLSLAWLAEKLAR; encoded by the coding sequence ATGCTGCCCTGGGACGGCGACCTCGCCGGCCGGCTCGACCGGCACACCGTCGAATCCGCGCTGCTGCGGGACAACCCGCTCGGCGACCCGCACGAACGGCCGCTGTGGGTGTACGTCCCACCGGGCTACGACGACAGCACCGAGCGGTACCCCGTCGTGTACGTGATCCAGGGCTACACCGGGCACCTGTCGATGTGGGCCAACCGGACGCCGTTCCGGCAGCCGTTCGTCGAAACGGCCGACGCGGTGTTCGCCGGCGGCGCGCCGGGCTGCGTCGTGGTGTACGTCGACGCGTGGACCGCGTACGGCGGCTCGCAGTTCGTCGACTCGCCGGGAACGGGCCGCTATCACTCGTACCTCTGCGACGAGATCGTGCCGTGGGTGGACGCGCGCTACCGGACGATCCCGGACCGCGAGTCCCGCGCGATCGCGGGCAAGTCGTCCGGCGGGTTCGGCGCGATGATCACGCCGATGCTGCGTCCCGACCTGTTCGGCGCCCTGGCGACGCACGCGGGCGACTCGCTGTACGAGCTGTGCTACGTCCCGGACTTCGGGCAGGCGGTCCGTGCCCTGCGCGGCTACGACCGCGACATCCAGGCGTGGTGGGCGGACTTCCGCGCCCGGCCGGCGTTCACCCGCCCGGAGGACGCGACGCTGCTCCAGCTGATCGGGGTGTCGGCGTGCTTCTCGGCGAGCCCGGACGGGACACCGGAGCTGCCGTTCGACCCCGCGACGGGCGTGCTGCGGCCCGAGGTGTGGCAACGCTGGCTGGACTGGGACCCGGTGCGCATGGTCCCGTCGCGCGCGGAGGCGGTGAGCTCGTGGCGCGCGGTGTGGATCGACGCGGGCACGAGCGACGAGTACTACCTCGACGTCGGCGCGGAGGCGTTCCGGGCGAAGGTGCTCGAGGCGGGGCTGCCGGCGGAGCGGATCCACTTCGAGCTGTTCGAGGCCGGTCACGCCGCGATCGACTACCGGTACCCGTTGTCGTTGGCGTGGCTGGCGGAGAAGCTGGCCCGCTGA
- a CDS encoding DUF6529 family protein, producing the protein MTTAGNRAGVALLVPLVVGAVVSLVLGVYGSLHTPTGVAVNVAGFSSPMSVKAWLATVVVVLAVVQLLSALAMYGKLGRTAPAWVAPVHRWSGRLAFLVSIPVALHCLYALGFQSFDTRVLLHSLLGCFFYGAFVAKMLLLRRDGAPGWSLPVFGGLVFTALVGLWLSASLWFFTQSGLTF; encoded by the coding sequence ATGACCACGGCGGGCAACCGCGCCGGGGTCGCGCTCCTCGTGCCGCTCGTGGTCGGCGCCGTCGTCTCGCTGGTGCTCGGCGTCTACGGCAGCCTGCACACGCCGACCGGCGTGGCCGTGAACGTCGCCGGGTTCTCGAGCCCGATGTCGGTGAAGGCGTGGCTCGCGACGGTCGTCGTCGTGCTGGCCGTCGTCCAGCTGCTCTCGGCGCTGGCGATGTACGGCAAGCTCGGCCGGACCGCGCCCGCGTGGGTCGCGCCGGTGCACCGCTGGTCGGGGCGGCTGGCGTTCCTCGTGTCGATCCCGGTGGCGCTGCACTGCCTCTACGCGCTCGGGTTCCAGTCGTTCGACACCCGCGTGCTCCTGCACTCCCTGCTGGGTTGCTTCTTCTACGGCGCGTTCGTCGCGAAAATGCTGCTGCTGCGCAGGGACGGCGCGCCCGGCTGGTCGCTCCCGGTCTTCGGCGGCCTCGTGTTCACCGCCCTCGTCGGGCTCTGGCTGAGCGCGTCGCTGTGGTTCTTCACCCAATCGG